A genomic window from Nicotiana sylvestris chromosome 11, ASM39365v2, whole genome shotgun sequence includes:
- the LOC138881926 gene encoding uncharacterized protein, with protein sequence MPLKYVASIIKDGKKVVQLTKADVELGTEKWRNVITLYVVGESPTIAALERFIAFQWNFYAKRNVYYHNDGFFLIWTPYFNLHAEILKTMPLWIKLPNLPLNCWSSEILSKVASDLGVPLYTDNCTTNIDRISYAHLLVEMDVIVSLPEVIQVEDSNGIQFEQIVLYDWKPEFCGVCSHVGHEFQEKRPEKQKIKAIKHVYTSRPPQQQKWQYKGLETPTDDKTQEEGWKELRGDNQNGQTGEGQNSNGSISDNNRHSPPQYMGYTLLKQEKHYGMNYQIYIMDYRSMDSYGDYNAVMHSEDRAYGNPIQDMEMGGFRNFLQNTGMTKLKYVGREFTWTNNNVYSRIDRVVINAKWVLGMPAQEIMRKPTRRPKPFRIYNYTAEDPDFQNMMEKCWGMQAKLKDTREQLKEIQANMRNIDHAPNLFDREKELKKQVEKWGNLEESIDRLQPYTTIEW encoded by the exons ATGCCATTGAAGTATGTGGCTTCAATCATAAAAGATGGTAAGAAGGTGGTACAATTAACGAAAGCTGATGTAGAACTAGGAACTGAAAAATGGAGGAATGTTATCACCCTGTATGTGGTAGGTGAGTCGCCAACCATTGCTGCCCTAGAACGGTTCATTGCCTTCCAATGGAATTTTTACGCCAAGCGAAATGTGTATTATCACAATGATGGATTCTTCCTG ATCTGGACACCTTATTTCAACTTGCATGCtgaaattttgaaaactatgcCACTGTGGATAAAATTGCCAAACCTTCCCCTCAATTGCTGGAGTAGTGAGATATTAAGCAAAGTTGCAAGTGATTTAGGAGTCCCATTGTATACAGATAATTGTACTACTAACATTGATAGGATATCATATGCTCACTTATTGGTGGAAATGGATGTAATAGTATCTCTCCCTGAAGTGATTCAAGTAGAGGATTCAAATGGGATACAATTTGAACAAATTGTATTGTATGATTGGAAGCCTGAATTTTGTGGAGTTTGCTCGCATGTGGGACATGAATTCCAGGAAAAAAGaccagaaaaacaaaaaataaaggcTATCAAGCATGTCTACACAAGTAGACCTCCACAACAACAGAAATGGCAATACAAAGG GTTGGAGACCCCAACAGATGATAAAACACAAGAGGAAGGCTGGAAAGAGTTAAGAG GAGATAACCAAAATGGACAAACAGGAGAAGGTCAAAATAGCAATGGAAGTATTTCTGATAACAATCGTCACTCTCCCCCACAA TATATGGGCTATACACTGTTGAAACAAGAAAAACACTATGGAATGAACTATCAAATATACATAATGGATTATAGGAGCATGGATAGCTATGGTGACTATAATGCAGTCATGCATAGTGAAGATAGAGCATATGGCAATCCAATCCAGGATATGGAAATGGGGGGTTTTAGAAACTTCCTTCAGAATACTGGCATGACTAAGCTGAAATATGTTGGTAGGGAATTCACATGGACGAACAATAATGTTTATAGTAGGATTGACAGGGTAGTGATAAATGCTAAGTGGGTGCTAGGAATGCCTGCTCAGGAG ATTATGAGGAAACCAACAAGAAGACCAAAGCCTTTTAGAATCTATAATTACACGGCAGAGGATCCTGACTTTCAAAATATGATGGAAAAATGCTG GGGGATGCAAGCTAAGCTCAAAGATACCAGGGAACAACTTAAAGAAATACAGGCTAACATGAGAAACATTGACCATGCTCCTAATCTATTTGATAGAGAAAAAGAACTGAAGAAGCAGGTAGAAAAATGGGGGAACCTGGAAGAAAGCATTGATCGACTCCAACCCTACACCACCATAGAGTGgtaa
- the LOC104214412 gene encoding uncharacterized protein: MTGKSSGDLNHRHTHLVLKYAVVSRLILISLILLWRSLLSPYDTSASINPSCLSGSDSGSASVYFPRLASAIEDSIAWDSVYFVRIAQCGYEYEQTYAFLPLLPICISLLSGTVFAPLIPFIGQRAVLGLSGYVLNNFAFVLAAFYLYRLSVIILKDSEVALRASILFCLNPASIFYSSIYTESMYALCSIGGLYFLMRGSNNFATIWLALSGFARSNGVLNAGYICFQTMHRSYEAAFVKKHACAALLVLISGALRSLFIVFPFIAFQAYGYFNMCVGGTSDEMRPWCKARLPLLYNYIQSHYWGVGFLRYFQVKQIPNFVLASPILSLAFCTIIHYVKLWPEVFVSLGFRASSPNKELAASSIPLERSAGPKSVGFSVENRSDAGQGNSLRRRKPAVGEENYVIQPSEDEATENRGFKPVTIVPFILHLVFMAATAFFVMHVQVSTRFLSASPPLYWFGSYVMASHCLSKRWGYIIWTYCAAYILLGSLLFSNFYPFT, translated from the exons ATGACCGGAAAATCTTCCGGCGATCTCAACCACCGCCACACTCACCTCGTTCTCAAATACGCCGTCGTTTCGAGACTCATTTTAATCTCCTTAATACTTCTCTGGCGATCACTGCTCAGCCCTTACGACACCTCCGCTTCGATAAATCCTAGCTGCCTCTCCGGTTCGGATTCCGGTTCGGCGTCGGTTTACTTCCCGCGATTAGCATCGGCGATCGAGGATAGCATTGCTTGGGATAGCGTGTACTTCGTTCGAATCGCGCAGTGTGGATATGAATATGAACAGACATATGCTTTTTTGCCTTTGCTTCCGATTTGCATTTCTTTGCTTTCGGGAACAG TATTTGCCCCATTGATACCTTTTATCGGACAAAGAGCTGTTCTCGGGCTGTCTGGCTATGTGCTTAATAACTTCGCTTTTGTTTTGGCTGCTTTTTATCTTTACAG GCTCTCAGTTATCATCTTGAAGGACTCGGAGGTGGCATTGAGAGCTTCTATATTGTTTTGCCTTAATCCCGCTTCCATATTTTACTCATCAAT ATATACTGAGAGTATGTATGCCCTGTGTTCCATTGGAGGATTGTATTTCCTCATGAGGGGTTCAAATAACTTTGCAACCATTTGGCTTGCTCTCTCTGGATTTGCAAGGTCGAATGGAGTGCTTAATGCTGGCTATATTTGTTTCCAGACAATGCATAGGTCCTATGAAGCAGCTTTTGTTAAGAAGCATGCTTGT GCAGCCTTGCTGGTTCTTATTTCTGGGGCTTTGCGTAGCTTGTTTATTGTTTTCCCCTTTATTGCTTTTCAAGCCTATGGGTACTTCAACATGTGTGTGGGAGGGACTTCAGATGAAATGAGGCCTTGGTGCAAGGCAAGACTTCCTTTACTCTACAACTATATTCAAAGTCATTATTG GGGAGTGGGTTTCTTGAGGTATTTTCAAGTAAAACAAATTCCAAACTTTGTTCTTGCGTCCCCAATATTATCTCTTGCATTTTGCACAATCATACATTATGTGAAGTTGTGGCCTGAGGTTTTTGTCTCACTTGGGTTTCGGGCATCCTCTCCAAATAAAGAACTTGCTGCTTCATCCATTCCTCTAGAGAGAAGTGCAGGACCCAAGAGTGTTGGCTTTTCAGTGGAAAACAGATCTGATGCTGGGCAAG GCAACTCTCTTAGAAGGCGGAAACCAGCTGTGGGAGAAGAGAACTATGTGATACAGCCAtcagaagatgaagcaacagagAATCGAGGATTTAAACCAGTTACTATTGTTCCCTTCATTCTACACCTTGTGTTCATGGCTGCAACAGCTTTTTTTGTCATGCACGTACAG GTTTCAACTCGATTCTTGTCTGCCAGCCCTCCTCTCTACTGGTTTGGCTCATATGTCATGGCATCTCATTGTCTTAGCAAGAGATGGGGATACATTATTTGGACATATTGTGCAGCTTACATATTGCTCGGCAGTTTGCTTTTCTCTAATTTCTATCCGTTCACCTGA